The genome window cttttttttttttttgtcaaactTTTCCACAGTGACTTTCCAACACTGATGCCTGGATACACAGTGAAACTTCGTCCAACACCATCTCGTACGGGaatgtttctctctttctctcaccctctctctctctctctccccccccccaaaacacacctTAAATCAAGCACAACCACATTCTTCCACAATCATATTGGGAACGTCCCTTTTCACAATGTTGTATTCATCATCAAAGTACAGCATTGACATTGTGCTAAGTTTGGTTGGAATGCAACAGGAGTTCACGGTGCCCGGGTTCAGCCCCCGCATTCGGTACTGATTCACGACAGCGGTGTGAAAGGAGGAAGCCGACCCCGGGACGCCGGCCAAGTAGGCCGGGCAGCTCCCTTCACAGTAATTCCCATAGTAACCTGATGGTGCTATGATCCAGTCATTCCACCCAATGAGTCTAAAGTCAATGTAAAACTGTTGCCTGCAACATAGATTGGTCCTGCCATCGCACTCCAGGCCTCTTTTCCGGATCCTGTGTTTGTTATCGGCGAGGCGGGCTTGCACCACTAAAAAAGGCCGGTGGGATTCCTCCCCGGGGTCCACATAAATTGGCAGCACTGAATACTCTTCACAGCCCTCACATTGAACATCCAAGTTCagtctcctttctcctctctcaaaCAGAGCCTGGATTGCCTCTGTCATGGGAAAAGTGTGCCAACCACTTCTTTTGAGATCAACTTTCTTTTCAACCACATTCCACTTGTTGCTAGTGTCCGGGTCTTGGAAATAGACTTTGACTCTTACT of Ciconia boyciana chromosome 10, ASM3463844v1, whole genome shotgun sequence contains these proteins:
- the INHBB gene encoding inhibin beta B chain, coding for MDGAARRGVLAALLACGLLLLGAAATPTPPAPAGGSPQDTCTSCGFRRPEEPGKVDGDFLEAVKRHILSRLQMRDRPNITHAVPKAAMVTALRKLHAGKVREDGRVEIPSLDGQASAGPPAHDPVSEIISFAETDDLASSRVRLYFFISNEGNQNLFVVQASLWLYLKLLPYVLEKGSRRKVRVKVYFQDPDTSNKWNVVEKKVDLKRSGWHTFPMTEAIQALFERGERRLNLDVQCEGCEEYSVLPIYVDPGEESHRPFLVVQARLADNKHRIRKRGLECDGRTNLCCRQQFYIDFRLIGWNDWIIAPSGYYGNYCEGSCPAYLAGVPGSASSFHTAVVNQYRMRGLNPGTVNSCCIPTKLSTMSMLYFDDEYNIVKRDVPNMIVEECGCA